In Candidatus Methylomirabilota bacterium, the genomic stretch GCGCGGGCGATGATGCTCGAACCGAAGATCATCCTCCTCGACGAGCCGACCGAAGGGCTCATGCCGCGCATGGTCTCCCAGATCCACGAGATCATCGATGTGCTCCACCGCGATGGGGTGGCGATCCTCCTGGTGGAGCAGAACGTGCCGCTGACCCTCGAGGCCTCGGACCGCGTCTACATCATGGAGAAGGGCGTGGTCCGCCACCATGCGCCAGCGGCCGACCTCCGCGCGAACCACGCGGTCATCCACCAGTACCTGGGGATCTGAGCGCCGTGGGCCTCCCGGTCGAGCAGATCCTCATCCAGACCATCAACGGCCTCGTCAACGGCATGATCCTGGCGCTGGTGGCCTCGGGGCTGACGCTCATCTTCGGGATCATGGACGTGGTGAACTTCGCCCACGGCGAGCTCGTGATGCTCGGGGCCTTCGTCGGCGCCACCACCCTCGGTGTGACGGGAAACTTCTGGCTCGCTCTCATGGTGGCCACGCTCGCCATCGCCGCGTTCGGGGCGATCCTCCAGGTGAGCACGTTGCGGCCGCTCCTCGGCCGCGACCCCCTGACGACGATTCTCGCCACGTTCGGCATCTCCCTGGTGCTCCAGAAGTACGCGCTCTGGCAGTGGGGCCCCTCGGCGCGGAAGCTCCAGGAACCAATCACGGGGCAGTTTTCGCTCTTCTACCTGCAGTACCCCTGGTACCGGATCGCCACCGCCCTGATCTCCGCGGCCATCATTGGCGCGCTCTACCTCTTCCTCAAGTACGGAAAGTACGGCATCTGGATCCGCGCCGCCATGCAAGATCGCGTCATGGCTCAGGCCATGGGCATTCCGGTCCCGTCGCTTTACACCGCCGTCTTTGCGATCGGAGCGGGGATGGCGGCCGCCAGCGGCGTGCTCTTTGGACCCCTGGCCGGCGTCACCCAGAACATCGGCGCCGATTTCACAGTGCGCGCCTTCATCGTGGTCGTGGTGGGCGGCATGGGCAATCTCGGCGGCTCGATCCTCGCGTCCATCTTCATCAGCCTGCTCGAAGCCTACGCCTCGCTGATCGTGAGCCCCTCCCAGGCGGTCATCGTCTCCTTCGTGGCCCTGATCCTCACGCTCCTCTTCAGGCCGACCGGCCTCTTCGTGCCGACACCCAAATAGCCATGCGACGTTCCGCCGCCGCCTACTGGATGGGCTTCACTGTGATCCTGGCACTCCTGGTCGTCGCCCCGCTGGTGCTGCCGGAGTTCTGGCGGCGCTTCGTCACCGAGATCCTGATCTGGGGCCTGCTGGCCATGTCTTCGGACATCCTGATCGGCTACACGGGGATGATCTCCTTCGGCCACTCGGCCTTCTTCGGGCTGGGGATGTACGGGGCGGCGGCCGCGCTGATGATCGTCAAACCCGCCAACCTGTGGCTCGCCCTGCTCGCAGGTCTCGCCGCCGCTGCCGTGGTGGCCAGCTTCGTCGCCTTTTTCGCCACACGGCTGCGGGACATTTATTTCGCGATCACGACGCTGGTCTTCTCGCAGATCTTCTACGTCATCATCTTCACCTGGACGGAAGTGACAGGCGGCGAGAACGGGCTCAGCTTCGCGCGCCCCGCGCTGTCCATTCCCGGCCTCTTCTCGATCCCCTTCACGACGGAGACCCTGCACTGGTTCGTCCTCGGCGTGGTGACGATCTCGTACCTCCTGCTCCGCCGCGTCACCCAGTCGCCCTTCGGCATGGTGCTGCAGGCTATCCGAGAGAACGAGCCGCGGGCGCGGGCCATCGGCTACTCCGTCGAGCGCTACAAGATCGTCGCCGTCATGCTCTCAGGGCTCTTCGCGGGACTGGCCGGCATCCTCTACGCGTTCCAGAACAAGTTCGCGGCGCCCGACTTCGTGTTCTTTCTCGTCTCGGGCGAGGTCGTGATTTTCAACGTGATGGGCGGGATGGGCACGCTCGTCGGCCCCATCGCGGGCGCGGCCTTCTTCCTGCTTCTACGCGAAGGCCTCTCGCGCTACTTCACCGAGTACTACCTGATCCCCGTCGGCATCATCTTCACGGCCATGGTCATCTTCATGCCCCAAGGACTCCTCGGCTTCGCCAAGCGCCGCCTGAACCAGTAGGCGTCAGCTCCCCGTGCTGCCGAAGCCG encodes the following:
- a CDS encoding branched-chain amino acid ABC transporter permease; the encoded protein is MGLPVEQILIQTINGLVNGMILALVASGLTLIFGIMDVVNFAHGELVMLGAFVGATTLGVTGNFWLALMVATLAIAAFGAILQVSTLRPLLGRDPLTTILATFGISLVLQKYALWQWGPSARKLQEPITGQFSLFYLQYPWYRIATALISAAIIGALYLFLKYGKYGIWIRAAMQDRVMAQAMGIPVPSLYTAVFAIGAGMAAASGVLFGPLAGVTQNIGADFTVRAFIVVVVGGMGNLGGSILASIFISLLEAYASLIVSPSQAVIVSFVALILTLLFRPTGLFVPTPK
- a CDS encoding branched-chain amino acid ABC transporter permease, translating into MRRSAAAYWMGFTVILALLVVAPLVLPEFWRRFVTEILIWGLLAMSSDILIGYTGMISFGHSAFFGLGMYGAAAALMIVKPANLWLALLAGLAAAAVVASFVAFFATRLRDIYFAITTLVFSQIFYVIIFTWTEVTGGENGLSFARPALSIPGLFSIPFTTETLHWFVLGVVTISYLLLRRVTQSPFGMVLQAIRENEPRARAIGYSVERYKIVAVMLSGLFAGLAGILYAFQNKFAAPDFVFFLVSGEVVIFNVMGGMGTLVGPIAGAAFFLLLREGLSRYFTEYYLIPVGIIFTAMVIFMPQGLLGFAKRRLNQ